One Channa argus isolate prfri chromosome 15, Channa argus male v1.0, whole genome shotgun sequence DNA segment encodes these proteins:
- the nucb1 gene encoding nucleobindin-1, translated as MTLTPGYLLLLYISAGVWSVPIDRNGGNREVKEEVQEESIDTGLYYDRYLREVIEVLETDPHFREKLQTANTEDIKNGRLSKELDLVSHHVRTRLDELKRQEVSRLRMLLKAKLDSKNTQSLQMDHASLLKQFEHLDPHNQNTFEAKDLELLISTATKDLENYDAERHEEFKRYEMLKEHERREYLKSLDQEKREREEKRLQELKEKHRQHPKVNAPGSVAQLREVWEETDGLDPQEFNPKTFFKLHDTNEDGVLDEQELEALFTKELEKVYDPKNEEDDMMEMEEERLRMREHVMKNVDTNKDRLVTLEEFLKSTEKKEFSNPKEWETLDTKLVYTDEELRRFEAELRDKEEELKRRAETLRQEQELLKERGKALEAQRREYQQAVIEMSQRQKDLQAADGQPPAGPNGELQFQPETHKPEDKEAKAPVQLEAEAQNNLPAEPPQNLPSHT; from the exons ATGACCTTAACACCTGGCTACCTGCTGCTTCTCTACATTTCTGCTGGGGTCTGGTCAGTTCCTATTGATCGTAATGGAGGCAACCGAGAAGTTAAAGAAGAAGTGCAGGAAGAGAGCATA GACACTGGCCTGTACTATGACCGGTATCTCAGAGAAGTGATCGAGGTTTTGGAGACAGACCCTCACTTCAGAGAGAAACTGCAGactgcaaacacagaggacatcaAG AACGGTCGTCTCAGTAAAGAGCTGGACCTGGTCAGTCACCATGTCAGGACTCGACTTGATGAACTGAAGCGGCAGGAGGTTTCTCGTCTCAGGATGCTGCTGAAGGCCAAGCTGgacagtaaaaatacacaga GCTTGCAGATGGACCATGCCTCTCTGCTGAAGCAGTTTGAACATCTGGATCCTCACAATCAAAACACCTTTGAGGCCAAAGACCTTGAGCTGCTAATCTCAACA GCCACCAAAGACTTGGAGAACTACGATGCTGAGAGACATGAGGAGTTCAAACGCTACGAGATGCTAAAGGAACATGAGAGGCGGGAGTACCTGAAGAGCCTGGATCAGGAGAAGAGGGAAAGGGAGGAGAAGAGACTGCAGGAGCTGAAGGAGAAACACCGCCAGCACCCTAAAGTCAATGCTCCT GGCAGTGTTGCTCAGCTGAGGGAAGTGTGGGAGGAGACAGACGGACTAGATCCTCAGGAGTTCAATCCCAAAACTTTCTTTAAGCTGCATG ATACAAATGAAGATGGTGTTTTAGATGAGCAGGAATTGGAGGCTCTCTTCACTAAGGAG CTGGAGAAAGTCTATGACCCAAAGAATGAGGAAGATGATATGATGGAAATGGAGGAAGAAAGACTGAGGATGAGAGAGCATGTGATGAAAAAT gtgGACACAAATAAAGACCGGCTTGTCACCCTGGAGGAGTTCCTCAAATCCACAGAGAAGAAGGAGTTCAGTAATCCCAAAGAGTGGGAG ACTCTGGACACCAAGCTGGTGTATACGGATGAAGAGCTTCGGAGATTTGAGGCTGAGCTCAGGGACAAAGAGGAAGAGCTGAAGAGGAGAGCAGAGACGCTGCGTCAGGAGCAGGAGCTGCTGAAGGAGAGAGGCAAAGCCCTGGAGGCCCAGAGGAGAGAGTACCAGCAG gCTGTAATAGAAATGTcccagagacagaaagactTGCAGGCAGCGGATGGACAGCCTCCTGCAGGCCCTAATGGTGAGCTGCAGTTCCAGCCAGAGACACATAAACCTGAAGATAAAG AGGCAAAAGCCCCAGTTCAACTTGAAGCTGAAGCCCAGAATAATCTGCCTGCAGAGCCTCCACAGAACCTGCCTTCACACACTTAA